From a single Anaerolineaceae bacterium oral taxon 439 genomic region:
- a CDS encoding alpha/beta hydrolase has translation MTIHEFGEENKELLVLFHPLGVRWDVFNYVTPILKKDYHLVIPAMPGFDPDAPKTDFTSVEQIADEMAVWLIDHGFGRIKCLYGCSMGGGIVARMLAVGKVDADCAVMDGGMTPYPFWKPLTYLVGVRDFVMMEIGRHMSVKALRSMFDLEKYTDDDLKYIREAMHSMSAKTIWRSFYSCNNYSMSEPVPPVSCRIAYWYGSDEKKSRGWDIAYIRKAFPNARIVENAGLDHAEFFTLHPKEFCEKLIAWIRLSA, from the coding sequence ATGACGATTCATGAGTTTGGGGAGGAAAATAAGGAGCTCCTTGTTTTGTTCCACCCGCTCGGCGTGCGGTGGGATGTTTTCAATTATGTGACGCCGATCTTGAAAAAAGACTATCATCTCGTTATTCCTGCAATGCCCGGCTTTGATCCGGATGCGCCGAAGACAGATTTTACAAGTGTGGAGCAGATTGCCGACGAAATGGCTGTATGGCTGATCGATCATGGTTTCGGAAGGATTAAATGTCTTTACGGCTGTTCTATGGGCGGAGGTATCGTGGCGCGGATGCTGGCGGTTGGAAAGGTCGACGCTGACTGCGCTGTGATGGACGGAGGCATGACTCCGTATCCGTTCTGGAAGCCGCTGACCTACCTCGTTGGCGTTCGTGATTTTGTAATGATGGAGATTGGCAGGCATATGAGCGTCAAGGCGCTGCGGAGCATGTTCGACCTTGAAAAATACACGGACGACGATCTCAAATATATCAGGGAGGCCATGCACAGCATGAGCGCGAAAACGATCTGGCGCTCGTTTTACTCCTGCAATAATTACTCGATGTCGGAGCCTGTTCCGCCCGTCAGCTGCAGGATAGCATATTGGTACGGCTCTGACGAGAAAAAGTCGCGGGGATGGGACATCGCCTATATCCGAAAAGCGTTTCCCAATGCGAGGATCGTCGAAAACGCAGGGCTGGATCATGCGGAGTTTTTTACGCTGCATCCGAAGGAGTTTTGCGAAAAACTGATTGCATGGATCCGTTTATCTGCATGA
- a CDS encoding damage-inducible protein J: MATTNLNIRTDKDVKEQADRIFSELGLNMTTAINMFLRTAIRENGIPFSLKLDTPNEVTAAAIEEGRRIAYDSSVKGYTNMDDLKAALEA, translated from the coding sequence ATGGCTACCACGAACTTGAATATCAGAACAGATAAGGACGTTAAGGAACAGGCTGATCGGATTTTTTCCGAACTGGGGCTGAATATGACCACTGCTATCAACATGTTTCTCAGAACAGCCATCCGTGAAAATGGGATTCCCTTCTCACTGAAGCTGGACACGCCAAATGAGGTGACGGCAGCTGCCATCGAGGAAGGCAGACGCATCGCTTATGACAGCAGCGTAAAGGGCTATACCAATATGGATGACCTCAAGGCGGCGCTGGAAGCATGA
- a CDS encoding purine-nucleoside phosphorylase, protein MIKQINAAAYHEAAREIQKRIQIQPEIGLVLGSGLGPLADEVENPVVIETASIPGWPRSTVQGHSGRLVVGTWAGRSVLVQQGRVHFYEGYEPSDLIFAVRVMRLLGVRSLVVTNAAGGINPKFKAGDVMMITDQISFAAMSGFHPLRGRNLDEFGTRFPDMSQAYDREYQALVRQAAEKVGVTVQEGVYTWLSGPSFETPAEVRFLGAMGTDAVGMSTVPEVIAANHCGMRVLGFSGITNACTHDGEAKTTHQEVLEAAGIIGPKIIRILKEVLPSL, encoded by the coding sequence ATGATCAAACAGATTAACGCAGCGGCGTATCACGAAGCGGCGCGGGAAATTCAGAAGCGGATTCAAATCCAACCGGAGATTGGGCTGGTTCTGGGCTCCGGACTGGGCCCGTTGGCCGACGAGGTTGAAAATCCGGTCGTGATCGAAACGGCGTCGATTCCGGGTTGGCCGCGGTCGACGGTCCAGGGTCATTCCGGCAGGCTTGTCGTCGGGACCTGGGCGGGGCGGAGCGTTCTCGTTCAGCAGGGCCGGGTCCATTTTTACGAGGGATACGAACCGAGCGATCTGATTTTTGCGGTACGCGTCATGCGGCTCCTGGGGGTTCGGTCGCTCGTCGTTACCAACGCGGCCGGCGGGATCAATCCGAAGTTTAAAGCTGGCGACGTCATGATGATCACGGATCAGATCAGCTTTGCTGCGATGAGCGGGTTTCATCCGCTGCGGGGAAGGAATCTCGATGAATTCGGGACCCGTTTCCCGGACATGTCGCAGGCGTACGATCGCGAATATCAGGCGCTCGTCCGTCAGGCGGCGGAAAAAGTCGGCGTTACGGTTCAGGAAGGCGTTTATACCTGGCTTTCCGGGCCTTCCTTCGAGACGCCGGCGGAAGTTCGCTTTCTGGGTGCGATGGGAACGGACGCGGTCGGCATGTCGACAGTTCCGGAGGTTATCGCCGCGAATCATTGCGGAATGCGCGTGTTGGGGTTTTCGGGGATTACGAACGCCTGTACGCATGACGGTGAAGCGAAAACGACGCATCAGGAGGTTCTCGAAGCCGCCGGTATAATCGGCCCGAAAATTATCCGGATCTTAAAGGAAGTTCTTCCGAGCCTCTAA
- a CDS encoding signal peptidase II: MKLPLKRLLGIGAIAAIVIVIDQASKFTVRNALAIRETWTPIEALGDYFQIVHWKNTGVAFGLFPGVGWIMPFAGLVFLALIVLFYKPILNGSFSFAIAIGLQLGGAIGNLIDRLNPEIGYVVDFIWIWKYPVFNLADCAVVIGAGILLITLWKSDLAAVKKAQPSESGDAFNKNFNAASAADKTHE; encoded by the coding sequence TTGAAATTACCGCTGAAACGCCTGCTGGGAATCGGCGCCATCGCCGCTATCGTCATCGTCATCGACCAGGCCTCTAAATTCACGGTCCGGAACGCGCTCGCGATTCGCGAGACCTGGACCCCGATCGAAGCCCTCGGCGATTATTTCCAGATCGTCCATTGGAAAAATACCGGCGTTGCCTTCGGGCTGTTCCCCGGCGTTGGCTGGATAATGCCCTTCGCCGGGTTAGTCTTTCTCGCGCTGATCGTCCTTTTCTATAAACCGATCCTGAACGGATCTTTTTCCTTCGCAATCGCGATCGGGCTTCAGCTCGGCGGAGCGATCGGGAACCTGATAGATCGGCTGAACCCTGAAATCGGATATGTCGTCGATTTTATCTGGATCTGGAAATACCCGGTTTTCAATCTGGCCGACTGCGCGGTTGTCATTGGCGCTGGGATCCTGTTGATAACGCTCTGGAAAAGCGATCTGGCCGCCGTGAAAAAGGCTCAGCCATCTGAGTCCGGCGACGCATTCAATAAAAACTTTAACGCTGCGTCAGCGGCAGACAAAACCCATGAATAA
- a CDS encoding prolipoprotein diacylglyceryl transferase yields MTVTSQAIQVGSLVIRFYSLTMIAGILLGTQLFSRFGREKGIAPETAWDSLIWFFIGGMIGARLWHVVFPSASSGLSFGYYLRQPWLILAVWNGGLGIPGTIIGGAMAMALFCRRYGFRAAAFFDAAAPGLALGQAVGRLGNYFNQELYGAPSDLPWAITIDPPFRLARYAGVSRYHPLFAYEMILSLINVVVLIWADRKFRNRLNPGDTFALYLILYPVERFVLEFLRLDFVSLGGLNWNQTVMGVTALAAAGYLIVTHFILRSEGLSAAR; encoded by the coding sequence ATGACAGTCACTTCGCAGGCAATTCAGGTCGGATCGCTCGTTATCCGGTTTTACAGTTTGACGATGATTGCCGGGATCCTGCTGGGGACGCAGCTGTTTTCGCGATTCGGGCGGGAAAAAGGGATCGCGCCGGAAACGGCCTGGGACAGCCTGATCTGGTTTTTTATTGGCGGAATGATCGGGGCCCGACTGTGGCATGTCGTTTTTCCGTCGGCGTCGTCCGGCTTGTCGTTCGGGTATTACCTGCGCCAACCGTGGCTGATCCTGGCGGTTTGGAACGGCGGGCTGGGAATTCCGGGTACGATTATCGGCGGGGCGATGGCGATGGCGCTGTTCTGCCGCCGGTACGGGTTCCGGGCCGCGGCCTTTTTTGACGCGGCGGCGCCGGGACTGGCGCTGGGTCAGGCGGTTGGACGGTTGGGGAATTATTTCAATCAGGAATTATACGGCGCGCCTTCGGATTTGCCCTGGGCGATAACGATCGATCCGCCGTTCCGGCTCGCCCGATACGCCGGCGTTTCACGATACCATCCGCTTTTTGCGTATGAAATGATCCTGAGCCTGATCAACGTTGTCGTTCTGATCTGGGCGGATCGGAAATTCCGGAACCGCCTCAATCCGGGGGATACGTTTGCGCTTTACCTGATTTTGTATCCGGTTGAGCGCTTCGTGCTCGAATTCCTTCGGCTTGATTTCGTGTCGCTCGGCGGTTTGAACTGGAACCAGACGGTTATGGGCGTAACGGCGCTGGCGGCCGCCGGGTACCTGATCGTGACGCATTTCATTCTCCGCAGCGAAGGGCTTTCCGCGGCGCGATAA
- a CDS encoding glutamine-hydrolyzing GMP synthase, translated as MKNQTVLVLDFGGQYKELIASQIRKLGVYAMIRPGSLTAAEIRAIAPRGIVLTGGPKSVYKDGSPTTSREIFELGIPVLGICYGMQLMSCVLGGKVEPAKKGGEYGIAMASLTESTLFRNMPARMKTLMSHFDAVTAAPDGFSVTAATSRCPIAAIADDRRKLYGVQFHPEVKHSQHGTEIFRNFLFDVCELTGDYNTDDVIDSAISEIRARVGGNRVLLALSGGVDSSVCAALIAKALPNKLTCVFVDHGLMRKNEGDEIEAVFTKRDIDFVRINAQDRFLNALSGVSDPERKRKTIGETFIRVFEDAAKELGKIPFLAQGTIYPDVIESGDASAATIKSHHNVGGLPKNIGFEGLIEPLRGLFKDEVRAIGRSLGLPDDLVDRQPFPGPGLAVRVIGEITGEKLSILRESDAIVREEIGKLKKKPDQYFAVLPGIRSVGVVGDERAHDYVIGVRAIYTTDFMTAEYAQLPHRVLAKISARISNEVSGAGRVVYDISGKPPATIEWE; from the coding sequence ATGAAGAATCAAACGGTTTTAGTTCTCGATTTCGGCGGGCAGTACAAGGAACTCATCGCGTCGCAGATTCGTAAGCTGGGCGTTTACGCAATGATCAGGCCGGGGAGCCTGACCGCGGCGGAAATCAGGGCGATCGCTCCGCGCGGGATCGTGCTGACGGGCGGACCGAAAAGCGTTTATAAAGACGGATCGCCGACGACGAGCCGCGAAATATTCGAGCTTGGGATCCCGGTACTGGGGATCTGCTACGGGATGCAGCTCATGAGCTGCGTTCTCGGCGGAAAAGTCGAACCGGCTAAAAAAGGCGGCGAATACGGGATTGCCATGGCGTCGCTGACTGAATCAACCCTCTTCCGGAACATGCCGGCGAGAATGAAGACGCTGATGAGCCATTTTGACGCCGTGACCGCCGCTCCCGACGGATTCAGCGTAACCGCCGCGACCAGCCGCTGCCCAATCGCCGCGATCGCCGACGATCGCCGGAAGCTTTACGGCGTCCAGTTCCATCCTGAGGTCAAGCATTCGCAGCACGGTACGGAAATCTTTCGAAACTTCCTGTTCGACGTCTGCGAACTGACGGGCGACTATAATACGGACGACGTTATCGATAGCGCGATTTCCGAAATCCGCGCCCGCGTCGGCGGAAACCGCGTCCTTTTAGCGCTGTCCGGCGGCGTCGATTCGTCGGTCTGCGCCGCGCTGATCGCGAAAGCCCTACCGAATAAGCTGACCTGCGTCTTCGTGGATCATGGCCTCATGCGGAAAAACGAGGGCGACGAAATCGAGGCCGTTTTCACGAAACGCGATATCGACTTCGTCCGGATCAACGCGCAGGACCGTTTCCTGAACGCGCTCTCCGGCGTCAGCGATCCCGAACGCAAACGCAAAACGATCGGCGAAACGTTTATTCGCGTCTTCGAAGACGCAGCGAAAGAACTCGGAAAGATCCCCTTCCTCGCGCAGGGAACGATCTACCCTGACGTTATCGAATCGGGGGACGCAAGCGCCGCGACAATCAAGAGCCATCATAACGTCGGCGGTCTCCCCAAAAATATCGGATTCGAAGGCCTGATCGAACCGCTCCGCGGCCTGTTTAAAGATGAAGTCCGAGCGATCGGCCGAAGCCTCGGGCTGCCCGACGACCTCGTCGACCGTCAGCCGTTCCCAGGCCCCGGTCTCGCCGTCCGCGTCATCGGCGAAATTACCGGGGAAAAACTCAGCATCCTTCGCGAATCCGACGCGATCGTCCGGGAAGAAATCGGAAAATTAAAGAAAAAACCGGATCAGTATTTCGCCGTCCTCCCTGGGATCCGTTCGGTCGGCGTCGTCGGCGACGAACGGGCGCATGATTACGTAATCGGCGTCCGCGCAATCTATACGACCGATTTCATGACCGCCGAATATGCGCAGCTTCCGCATCGCGTTCTTGCGAAAATTTCAGCGCGTATTTCGAACGAAGTCAGCGGAGCCGGACGGGTCGTTTACGATATCTCAGGGAAACCGCCCGCGACGATCGAGTGGGAATAG
- a CDS encoding ABC transporter ATP-binding protein codes for MNSLIEIDRLVKIFPPNVTALDDVSVDFREGEIHALVGENGAGKSTLMKILYGMYSADGGAVRYRGEPVRFAEPGDAIRAGIGMVHQEILLVNEYTVWENVVLGQEPTGLFGRIDRKRAREIVRAKIHEFGFNLDADTRVSELSVAARQKVEILKLLYRDVSFLILDEPTAVLTPQEIPQLFDELRRLRGNGHTIAFISHHLDEVLALSDRITVLRKGKKIATIATEETNESRLAEMMVGREVLFKPIKDDIPAGEVVFELSGVDLKAENGKEVLSDLSIQVRASEVVGIAGVEGNGQLELVQVLMGLRKPERGSLRIEGRELLDAAILDRRRYMSFVSQDRSRMGGCLPASIEENMLMTHHRLSGAFTSAGGFLIDGRRAAVFTETVCARFDVAYASIQSPFRSLSGGNQQKVILGRELSLDTPFVLLDQPTRGLDVGSIEYVHHQILELSHANRAILILSADLEELFRITDRILVLHRGRIVADLETERTDIVEVGAWMLEGAGLDA; via the coding sequence ATGAATTCTTTGATTGAGATAGACCGTCTGGTCAAGATTTTTCCGCCGAACGTGACGGCGCTTGACGACGTCAGCGTTGATTTCCGCGAGGGCGAGATTCACGCGCTTGTGGGCGAGAACGGCGCGGGAAAATCGACTTTGATGAAAATTCTGTACGGAATGTACAGCGCCGATGGAGGCGCTGTTCGGTATCGGGGAGAGCCGGTTCGATTCGCCGAGCCGGGCGACGCGATCCGCGCGGGAATCGGCATGGTCCATCAGGAGATCCTGCTGGTCAACGAGTATACGGTCTGGGAAAACGTCGTATTGGGGCAGGAGCCGACAGGGCTTTTCGGGCGGATCGACCGGAAGCGGGCGCGCGAAATCGTCCGGGCGAAAATCCATGAGTTCGGATTTAACCTGGACGCGGATACGCGCGTATCCGAGCTGTCGGTCGCCGCGCGTCAGAAGGTTGAAATCCTGAAGCTGTTGTATCGCGACGTTTCGTTCCTGATTTTAGACGAGCCGACCGCGGTCCTGACGCCGCAGGAAATTCCGCAGCTTTTCGACGAGCTTCGCCGGCTCCGGGGCAACGGGCATACGATTGCGTTCATTTCGCATCACCTTGACGAAGTTCTGGCGCTGAGCGATCGGATTACCGTCCTCCGAAAGGGAAAGAAGATCGCGACGATCGCGACGGAGGAGACGAACGAGTCGCGGTTGGCGGAGATGATGGTCGGGAGGGAGGTTTTATTCAAGCCGATCAAGGACGACATCCCGGCGGGCGAGGTCGTTTTTGAATTGTCCGGCGTCGATTTAAAAGCTGAGAACGGGAAAGAAGTCCTCTCCGATCTTTCGATTCAGGTTCGCGCGAGCGAAGTCGTCGGGATCGCCGGCGTCGAAGGCAACGGGCAGCTCGAATTGGTTCAGGTTCTGATGGGACTGCGCAAGCCGGAACGGGGATCGCTCCGGATCGAAGGGCGCGAGCTTCTGGACGCCGCGATTCTGGACCGTCGGCGGTACATGTCGTTCGTTTCGCAGGACCGTTCGCGCATGGGCGGATGCTTACCGGCGTCGATCGAGGAGAATATGCTGATGACGCATCACAGGCTCAGCGGCGCGTTCACGAGCGCGGGCGGGTTCCTGATCGACGGTCGGCGCGCCGCGGTGTTTACGGAGACTGTCTGCGCTCGGTTCGATGTCGCCTACGCCTCGATCCAGTCGCCGTTCCGTTCGCTCTCGGGCGGCAATCAGCAGAAGGTCATTTTGGGGCGGGAGCTGTCGTTGGATACGCCGTTCGTATTACTGGACCAGCCGACGCGCGGACTGGACGTCGGTTCGATCGAATACGTGCATCATCAGATTCTGGAGCTGAGCCATGCGAATCGGGCGATCCTGATCCTGTCGGCGGATTTAGAGGAGTTATTCCGGATTACCGATCGGATCCTCGTTCTTCATCGCGGTCGTATCGTCGCTGATCTGGAGACGGAGCGGACGGATATCGTGGAGGTCGGCGCATGGATGCTGGAAGGGGCGGGGCTGGATGCGTAG
- a CDS encoding BMP family ABC transporter substrate-binding protein produces MLKLLRSKGFLLVAVLAAVLVLSSAVFAIDTTKAIFLINGSLGDNSFYDSGEAGMKALAEEFGLDYRTIECGFDSAQYEPGLNAAVQFADIIFVISYGYEDILTQYADDFPDKIFVNLDTTVQNPGGTITSVDYVEEESAYLAGVVAALVTSSDMPKANAEKIIGVVGGDTDPTVQSFIFAYKNGAEYIDPDVRTEVKFLGDWENSSKGKQAALQLYDQGADIVFQVAAAAGMGVLQASGERDLYSIGVDSNQNAIVPGHVVASDIKDVGLSIQNVYRTIVDGTYKPGEVLDYGLASGTVDVVFEDNGGILPQEIIDKVAEVRDMIMNGELAVERYSVE; encoded by the coding sequence ATGTTAAAGTTACTTAGAAGTAAGGGTTTTCTGCTGGTTGCGGTTTTAGCGGCTGTTCTGGTCTTGTCATCGGCGGTTTTCGCGATCGATACGACGAAGGCGATTTTCCTGATCAACGGATCGCTCGGTGATAACTCGTTTTACGATTCGGGCGAAGCCGGGATGAAGGCGTTGGCGGAGGAATTCGGTCTGGATTACCGAACGATCGAATGCGGCTTTGATTCGGCGCAGTATGAACCGGGGCTTAACGCGGCGGTCCAATTCGCGGATATTATATTTGTTATTTCCTACGGATACGAAGATATCCTGACGCAGTATGCGGACGATTTCCCGGATAAGATCTTCGTGAATTTAGATACGACGGTTCAGAATCCCGGCGGAACGATTACGTCGGTCGATTACGTCGAGGAAGAGAGCGCGTATCTGGCCGGCGTGGTCGCCGCGTTGGTGACGTCGTCGGACATGCCGAAGGCTAACGCGGAGAAAATTATCGGCGTCGTCGGCGGGGATACCGATCCGACGGTCCAGTCGTTCATCTTTGCCTACAAAAATGGCGCGGAATATATTGATCCGGACGTCAGGACGGAAGTCAAATTCTTAGGCGACTGGGAAAATTCTTCCAAGGGGAAACAGGCCGCGCTTCAGCTTTACGATCAGGGCGCGGATATCGTCTTTCAGGTCGCGGCGGCCGCTGGGATGGGCGTGCTTCAGGCTTCAGGCGAGCGCGATCTGTATTCGATCGGCGTCGACTCGAACCAGAACGCGATCGTCCCGGGTCATGTCGTCGCGTCGGATATCAAAGACGTTGGGCTGTCGATTCAGAACGTCTACCGGACGATCGTCGACGGGACGTACAAGCCCGGCGAGGTTTTGGATTACGGGTTGGCGTCCGGAACGGTTGACGTCGTTTTTGAGGATAACGGCGGCATCCTCCCGCAGGAAATTATTGACAAGGTCGCTGAAGTACGCGATATGATCATGAACGGGGAACTCGCCGTCGAGCGGTATTCGGTCGAATAG
- a CDS encoding ATPase, producing the protein MLYYTNEIDEVIEDLKTTSDGLTQQEAAARLARNGPNELIQPTKPTRLQRFLKELADPMILILLVAAAISGITAVIENESFADVFIILFVVVLNSILGVYQESKAEEAIEALQKMTAARSKVVRNGRKTSIPSAELVSGDLILLETGDAVPADARVVASASMKIEEASLTGESEPVSKFIDLIQLRGRNDAVPLGDRKNMCYMGSTVVYGHGAAIVTATGMQTEMGKIAASITAAEEEMTPLQRSMNELSTVMTRLVIGISVFIFAFAIIRNGAFTGDAILDTFMIAISLAVAVIPEGLVAVVTIVLSIGVTNMSRRNAIIRKLTAVETLGSAQVICSDKTGTLTQNKMTVVRTFTSDENLLARVMALCSDAELAPGATPENPATIGEPTEAALVAYAFRKGMNKNETTALHPRSGEAPFDSMRKMMSTIYEFDGKIVQFTKGAPDEILKKCRRVLHNGEIVELGDEIRDSILAANNEMAGEALRVLAGAIREYDALPASFEAAELENDLIFVGLTGMIDPVRPEVGPAVTECYESGITPVMITGDHKETAVAIARQLGILKAGKTAITGAELSELSDEEFEKEIERIGVYARVQPEHKVRIVKTWRKLGRVTAMTGDGVNDAPAIKHADIGVGMGLTGTDVTKNVADMVLADDNFATIVAAVEEGRRIFDNIQKVIQFLLSANLAEVIAIFVATLFGFTILKPVHLLWINLITDSIPALALGVEDPEGDLMKRKPRDPKTHVLGNRMGIDILYQGVAISILTLVSYIIGHYMEAGVWEIAQSPDGMTMAFTTLSLAEIVHSFNMRSRKNSIFTIRTVNWGLIGAAGIAIVLTAGVLYTPVLANMFEFEMVSLTEFAAAIGLALLTIPVVEIVKFIQRKENQ; encoded by the coding sequence ATGCTTTATTATACGAACGAAATTGACGAAGTTATTGAAGACCTGAAAACGACTTCGGACGGGTTAACGCAGCAGGAAGCCGCCGCCCGCTTAGCGCGGAACGGTCCAAACGAGCTCATCCAACCGACGAAACCGACGCGCCTCCAACGATTCCTGAAAGAGCTCGCCGATCCGATGATCCTGATCCTGCTCGTCGCCGCCGCGATTTCCGGAATTACCGCCGTGATCGAAAATGAATCGTTCGCCGACGTCTTTATCATCCTGTTCGTCGTCGTCCTGAACTCGATTTTAGGCGTATATCAGGAGAGCAAAGCGGAAGAAGCGATCGAAGCGCTTCAGAAGATGACCGCCGCACGGTCAAAAGTCGTCCGCAACGGGCGGAAAACGTCCATTCCCAGCGCTGAACTCGTCAGCGGCGATTTAATCCTCCTCGAAACCGGAGACGCGGTTCCCGCCGACGCACGTGTGGTCGCGTCTGCGTCAATGAAAATCGAAGAGGCTTCGCTGACCGGAGAATCGGAACCGGTCTCGAAATTTATCGACCTTATCCAGCTCCGCGGCAGGAACGACGCCGTTCCACTCGGCGATCGAAAAAACATGTGCTACATGGGTTCAACCGTCGTTTATGGACATGGCGCCGCGATCGTCACCGCTACAGGAATGCAGACGGAGATGGGAAAAATCGCGGCGTCCATCACCGCCGCGGAAGAAGAAATGACGCCGCTCCAGCGCAGCATGAACGAATTGAGCACCGTCATGACCCGGCTCGTCATCGGCATCAGCGTCTTTATTTTCGCGTTCGCGATCATCCGGAACGGGGCGTTTACCGGAGACGCGATCCTCGATACGTTCATGATCGCGATTTCGCTCGCCGTCGCCGTAATTCCGGAAGGGCTGGTCGCGGTCGTGACGATCGTCCTCTCGATCGGGGTCACGAATATGTCCCGCCGGAACGCGATTATCCGAAAGCTGACCGCCGTCGAAACGCTCGGCTCGGCGCAGGTTATCTGCTCAGATAAGACCGGAACGCTGACGCAGAATAAAATGACCGTCGTCCGGACGTTTACTTCCGACGAAAACCTCCTCGCCCGGGTCATGGCGCTCTGTTCCGACGCAGAGCTCGCTCCCGGCGCGACGCCGGAAAACCCGGCGACGATCGGCGAACCGACCGAAGCCGCTCTCGTCGCTTACGCGTTCAGAAAGGGAATGAATAAAAACGAAACCACCGCGCTTCACCCACGTTCAGGCGAAGCTCCGTTTGACTCTATGCGAAAAATGATGTCGACCATTTATGAATTCGACGGAAAAATCGTCCAATTTACAAAAGGCGCGCCGGATGAAATTCTGAAAAAATGCCGCCGCGTTCTTCATAACGGCGAAATCGTCGAACTCGGCGACGAAATCCGCGATTCGATTCTCGCCGCCAATAACGAAATGGCGGGCGAGGCGCTCCGCGTTTTAGCCGGCGCAATACGCGAATATGACGCGCTCCCGGCCTCGTTCGAAGCCGCCGAGCTGGAAAACGACCTGATTTTCGTCGGACTGACGGGGATGATCGATCCGGTTCGGCCAGAGGTCGGCCCCGCGGTTACTGAATGCTACGAGTCGGGAATTACTCCGGTCATGATCACCGGCGATCATAAAGAAACCGCCGTCGCGATCGCCAGGCAGTTAGGAATCCTCAAAGCCGGAAAAACAGCGATAACCGGCGCGGAACTAAGCGAGCTATCGGACGAAGAATTCGAAAAGGAAATCGAAAGGATCGGCGTTTACGCCCGCGTTCAACCGGAACATAAAGTCCGGATCGTTAAAACCTGGCGGAAGCTCGGACGGGTCACGGCGATGACCGGCGACGGCGTCAACGACGCGCCCGCGATTAAACATGCCGATATCGGCGTCGGAATGGGATTGACCGGGACGGACGTTACAAAAAACGTCGCCGACATGGTCCTCGCGGACGACAACTTCGCAACCATCGTCGCAGCCGTCGAAGAAGGACGGCGCATCTTCGATAACATTCAAAAAGTCATCCAATTCCTCCTTTCCGCGAACCTCGCTGAAGTCATCGCGATTTTCGTCGCCACGCTGTTCGGGTTCACGATCCTCAAGCCGGTTCACCTGCTTTGGATCAACCTGATTACCGATTCGATCCCAGCGCTGGCGCTCGGCGTCGAAGATCCCGAAGGCGACCTGATGAAGCGGAAACCGCGCGACCCGAAAACGCATGTCCTCGGCAACCGCATGGGTATCGACATTCTATACCAGGGCGTCGCCATCTCGATCCTGACCCTGGTTTCATATATCATAGGGCATTATATGGAAGCGGGCGTCTGGGAAATCGCTCAAAGCCCAGACGGAATGACGATGGCGTTTACGACGCTGTCGCTGGCGGAAATCGTCCATTCATTTAACATGCGCTCGCGGAAAAATTCAATCTTCACAATCAGGACCGTTAATTGGGGCCTGATCGGCGCGGCAGGGATCGCAATTGTCCTGACGGCCGGCGTCCTGTATACTCCGGTTCTCGCGAACATGTTCGAATTTGAAATGGTCAGCCTGACCGAGTTCGCGGCCGCGATCGGGCTGGCGCTGCTGACGATACCGGTCGTCGAAATCGTAAAATTTATCCAGCGGAAAGAAAATCAATAA
- a CDS encoding diamine acetyltransferase yields the protein MVRLKKADGKNVWDILKLEIKDSQRGFVAKNETSIIQAWIADHANGTALPFGIYDDELLVGFLMIGFDKDDYWVDAPAIASNNYNLWRFMIGKEFQNRGYGKQAVEKALAYIRTFPCGKAKYCWLSYEPENAAARHLYASFGFKETGDKDGEEIIAVLEL from the coding sequence ATGGTCCGTTTAAAAAAAGCAGACGGAAAGAATGTCTGGGATATTCTGAAATTAGAAATAAAAGACAGCCAGAGAGGCTTTGTAGCTAAAAATGAAACCAGTATCATTCAAGCCTGGATCGCTGATCATGCGAACGGTACGGCGCTGCCGTTCGGTATTTATGACGATGAATTGCTGGTGGGATTTTTGATGATCGGTTTTGATAAAGATGATTATTGGGTCGACGCGCCGGCGATTGCGAGCAATAACTACAATCTATGGCGATTTATGATAGGAAAAGAATTCCAGAACCGGGGATACGGTAAGCAAGCGGTTGAAAAAGCATTGGCATACATCAGGACATTCCCCTGCGGAAAAGCGAAGTACTGCTGGCTGTCTTACGAGCCTGAAAACGCGGCGGCAAGGCATTTATATGCGTCCTTTGGCTTCAAGGAAACCGGGGATAAAGACGGCGAAGAAATCATAGCGGTTCTCGAACTGTAA